Within Nosocomiicoccus ampullae, the genomic segment TCATGCGAAATATTAATTGAGAACTACACACGTAGAAAGAAGTGTAGCAAGATCCTTGGACGCGGGTTCAACTCCCGCCGTCTCCATATAAAAATACATCCAAACAGTAGTTGGATGTTTGTGTTTATTTATGAAACTCAAAAGAAGTATCAACTTTAATTAAGTTGTTACTTCTTTTTTTGTTTAGCCAAATAAAAAATGAAATTCTTCCAATTACGCTTTCCTACTTCACATACGTCATATGATAATATTCTTGCCCATACAATTCGAGAAGTTCGTCTTTTTTAAACCCAAGCTTAAGATAGAGGCTTAAAGCCTTCTCATTCTCTACCTCACAAATTAGTCCAAAAGGACGTGCTTCTTCACTATCTAGTAAATACTTCAATAACTTAGTCGCAATACCTTGTCCGCGGTACTCACTAAACGTCGCCACGCTATCTATGTACATTTCATTGTCACGTGCTTCTCTCAATTCAAGTGGTGGACTATATGGATGAAATTTCTTGTCCAGTCCAAGTTTCTCCCAGACGTGTTTAAATTCGTGTTCGGTATGGCCGGGATAGCTCAGAACGAATCCTGCAACATCTCCATCTACCTCATACACGTGAATGGTTCTTTTTGAGTTTCGAAAGTCTTCGTCACTGAGACACATTTCAAACGCTTCGAGTACAGTTTCTTTATCAAATTTCTCAATTATTTCAAGATCCATACCTTCCCAAATGATATAAACCAGCTCAGCGACTTTTCTGTTATCTTTCTGTTCCTTTTTACGGATCACAAAAACCTCTCCTTTTTCTTATATTTCTATCGTAACAAACAAGTGGCTTTTCGAGAATCATAAAAACTCCTACATAATTGCTATAGAAGGATGTGTCTATTATTGTAAATAATTTCTGGCTTCTGGTGGTTGAATCTTTTCTTTATCTTTAAATACACGCATTTTTCCACCTGAAATTTCATTTATCTATCATAAAAATAAAATGTAGTATTATAATTCAAAATTAGTTTTATCAGGGCTTTTTTGATTCGAGAAATTGTTAATAGAGTGATGTTGAATGATGATAGAATACGGTAATCAGATTAAGAAGGATAGGTATTAAATGAATTTCCATAATGACAATCCACAAGTAACTAACATTACATTAAACATTCAAGATTTAAGTAAAATGAAAGATTTTTATATAAATATTTTAGGCATGAAATTAATTGAAGAAAGTGAAGCAGGTTTCGTTGCTGGTTTTGAAGGTAGTACGCACACATTCACTTTTGAAGTATTAGAAAAAGGTAGAGTAGCAGAACAAAGTGAAGCTGGATTATTCCATATCGCAATTTTACTTCCAACTCGAAGTGACCTTGGTCGTTTTATTAAATACATGTTTGGTAGACAGATCCCTCTATCAGGGGGAGATCACTTAGTGAGTGAAGCAACGTATCTTGTTGACCCTGAAGGAAACGGTATTGAAGTATATGTGGATAGAGATCCAGATACATGGTCTTGGTCCAATGGACAAGTGGTAATGGATACTCTAGCTTTAGACTTTGCTAGTATTGTTGAATCAAGTCGTAATACAGAGTGGTCAGGTATGCCAGAAGGTACGATTATTGGACACTTGCACCTGAAAGGTGGCGTGGAGATTGACCCAGATTTCTATGATAACTACGGATTTGAAATCGCGACTAAAGTCATGAGCGCATATTTCTTAGCTTCAAATAAATATCACCACCACATTGCAGTGAACAAGTGGCACAGTAACAAAGCAAGAATCGATGCAATGAACACATACGGCTTAAAAGCATTTAACATTTTAATGCCAGACGCTGCGAGCGAAACAGTAGAAACACCAGAAGGTATTAAAATGGTCGTAAACTAAATAAACGATAAACCATGTGTTTATCTTTTGAAATAAAAAAATAGTTCCCCCTCAAGTCACAATGAAAAAACAAGGAATGTCTCTTTTATGAGGCATTCCTTGTTTATTTTCGTTCAAAATTTAAAATATTTTCTATTAATTATTTATATTATTCTAAATTCCGTCTTACTTCTTTATTTAATTCATCAAATTTTTCATTGTGGCTGGATACGATAGCTCCGTCTAGTTCTTCTTTATCGATATAATGCTTCGCGAAATTTACTGCTTCACTTGCTTCCGGATATCCCGTAGCGATTAGATGTACGCGGTTGTCGTAGTGGACTTGGTCACCGATTGCATATAGTCCATCCACACCTGTTTTCACTCTTTCCTCGGTTAAAATTTGATTATATTCGTTCATTTTTACGTCATCTTTTAATGATTCTAATAAGGCGCTATCTGATTTGTATCCGTGATTTACAAATACGATATCGACATCAATTTCTTCACCACCTGATAAAACAACGCGTTCGATCATAGTGCCATCTTTGTTTGAACGGAGTTCTTCAATCGTACGTTGCTTAATAATATGGACATCTTTCTTCTCTAACTCTTTAATTGTCGCTTCGTATCCTTTAAGTTCATCTTTTCTACACACGAGTGTGACGTCTGCAATACCATCTGCAAGATGTACGGCCCAGTCGAGCGCGGAGTTTCCACCACCGGAGATTAACACATGCTTATCTTTATAATGTTTGGTTTCTTCTATATAGTAGTGTAGATTGTCATACTCAAAGTCTTCTGCACCTGGTAAATTAAGCTTTACCGGACTAAAAACACCAACTCCAGTCGCTAAAATTACCGTATTCGCGTAGTGTGTGTGTTTTGTTGTTTCTACTTTAAACAGGTCTTTTTCTTTTTTTATACGCATCACGGATTCATTCAAATGAACGGTTGGATTAAATGTGAGTCCTTGCTTCACCATGGATTCGCGAATATTTGCAGCAGTATTTGCTTCGACTCCGCCGATATCCCACACAATCTTATCTAAATAGAACTTCAGCTTTCCTCCAAGTCGGTCCTGATGTTCTATAATTGTTACGTCTAATCCTCGTAGCCCTGCATAAAATGCTGCGAATAGTCCCGATGGCCCCCCACCTACAATCAGACAATCCGTATTGTTCATATTTTTGCCTCATTTCTATTGTACATTTATTATTATTCATATTATAATCTAATTGAGAATTATTCTCAAATAGAGAAAAGGAGAAAATTAATGAAGCGTATTTTATTTTTATTCAGTTTAATTTTTGTCGTACTACTTGCGGCATGTTCTGGTGAGGACAACACAGACAAAACAGCGAAGGATGAAACACCTGAAACTGTAAAATATGCTACTGACGATGGTGAGGAAATCGATATACCAAAAGATCCAAAGCGTATTGTTGTGATGGGTTCTGGTTACTTCGGAAACTTAAAACAACTTGATGCAAATATCGTTGGTGTACACAATTTAGTTCAAGACTCAGAAGTTCTGAGTAAAGAAGTTGGAGATATTGAATTAATCGAAGAAGGAAATATTGAACAAGTCTTAAATTTAGACCCTGATTTAATTATCACTTATAGCACAGATGAGAATATTAATGAGTTAAAAGAAGTAGCCCCTACAATTGGGTTTGATTATGAAAAATGGAATTATTTAGATGTTCATAAAGAACTTGGCAAGATTATAGGTAAAGAAGACCAAGCAAACAAGTGGGTTGCAGATTTCGAAACAAAACTTGATGAAAATAAAAAGAAGGTGCAAGACAAGCTTGGCACAGATACAAGTGTTTCTGTTGCGGAGGGATTTTCTAAAGATATTTATGTCTATGGTACAAACTGGGGACGTGGAACAGAGATTATCTATCAAGGGTTAGAAATGAAAGTGCCTGAAACAATCGAGGAAGATGTTGTGGAAACTGGTTGGAAAAAGATTTCAGCTGAAAAAGTTGCGAAGTATTCTGGGGACTTTATCTTTTTAGGTGATGGAGATCCAACAACAAATAAAGCAATCGAATCAACGAGTGTATGGAAAAACTTAGATGCAGTGAAAAATGACCGAGTGGTTGAGTTTGATTCAAGTACATTTTGGTTCAACGACCCACTGTCACTAGAATATCAACTTGAATTTATTGTAGAGCAATTAACGAAATAAGCATTTGGAAGTGGTTTTTGTGAGCAAAGTAGAACTAAAAAATATCGTATATGAAGTAGGAAATACGAGAATCCTAAAAGGTATCGACATGGAAATCTTGAGCGGACAGGTGACGACAATTATCGGTCCAAACGGATGTGGTAAATCTACGTTGCTTAAGTCAATTGTAAAACTTTTACCATATAAAGGTGAGGTTTATATCGATGACGTCAAAATCCGCAATCTAAAATCGAAAGAAATGGCAAAGATGATCGGAATTTTATCTCAAAAAAACAGATTACAGTATGACGTACGTGTAATGGACCTTTTAACCTATAGTCGGTATGCACATTTAAAACGTTTTGAAGGATTAAAACAATCGGACATTGATATGATTGACTGGGCGTTAAAAGAGACGGGTGCAATTGATTTTAAAGATAGAATGATGAGTGAACTGTCTGGAGGTCAACAACAACGTGTGTGGATTAGTTTCCTTCTCGCACAAGGAACAGAAACGTTATTACTAGACGAACCAACTACGTATTTAGATATTCATCATCAGCTTGAAACACTTAATATTGTTCATGATTTAAATCGTAAGACGGACCAAACAATAGTAATGGTCCTACATGACTTAAA encodes:
- a CDS encoding GNAT family N-acetyltransferase translates to MIRKKEQKDNRKVAELVYIIWEGMDLEIIEKFDKETVLEAFEMCLSDEDFRNSKRTIHVYEVDGDVAGFVLSYPGHTEHEFKHVWEKLGLDKKFHPYSPPLELREARDNEMYIDSVATFSEYRGQGIATKLLKYLLDSEEARPFGLICEVENEKALSLYLKLGFKKDELLELYGQEYYHMTYVK
- a CDS encoding VOC family protein; translation: MNFHNDNPQVTNITLNIQDLSKMKDFYINILGMKLIEESEAGFVAGFEGSTHTFTFEVLEKGRVAEQSEAGLFHIAILLPTRSDLGRFIKYMFGRQIPLSGGDHLVSEATYLVDPEGNGIEVYVDRDPDTWSWSNGQVVMDTLALDFASIVESSRNTEWSGMPEGTIIGHLHLKGGVEIDPDFYDNYGFEIATKVMSAYFLASNKYHHHIAVNKWHSNKARIDAMNTYGLKAFNILMPDAASETVETPEGIKMVVN
- a CDS encoding NAD(P)/FAD-dependent oxidoreductase is translated as MNNTDCLIVGGGPSGLFAAFYAGLRGLDVTIIEHQDRLGGKLKFYLDKIVWDIGGVEANTAANIRESMVKQGLTFNPTVHLNESVMRIKKEKDLFKVETTKHTHYANTVILATGVGVFSPVKLNLPGAEDFEYDNLHYYIEETKHYKDKHVLISGGGNSALDWAVHLADGIADVTLVCRKDELKGYEATIKELEKKDVHIIKQRTIEELRSNKDGTMIERVVLSGGEEIDVDIVFVNHGYKSDSALLESLKDDVKMNEYNQILTEERVKTGVDGLYAIGDQVHYDNRVHLIATGYPEASEAVNFAKHYIDKEELDGAIVSSHNEKFDELNKEVRRNLE
- a CDS encoding ABC transporter substrate-binding protein, with product MKRILFLFSLIFVVLLAACSGEDNTDKTAKDETPETVKYATDDGEEIDIPKDPKRIVVMGSGYFGNLKQLDANIVGVHNLVQDSEVLSKEVGDIELIEEGNIEQVLNLDPDLIITYSTDENINELKEVAPTIGFDYEKWNYLDVHKELGKIIGKEDQANKWVADFETKLDENKKKVQDKLGTDTSVSVAEGFSKDIYVYGTNWGRGTEIIYQGLEMKVPETIEEDVVETGWKKISAEKVAKYSGDFIFLGDGDPTTNKAIESTSVWKNLDAVKNDRVVEFDSSTFWFNDPLSLEYQLEFIVEQLTK
- a CDS encoding ABC transporter ATP-binding protein — translated: MSKVELKNIVYEVGNTRILKGIDMEILSGQVTTIIGPNGCGKSTLLKSIVKLLPYKGEVYIDDVKIRNLKSKEMAKMIGILSQKNRLQYDVRVMDLLTYSRYAHLKRFEGLKQSDIDMIDWALKETGAIDFKDRMMSELSGGQQQRVWISFLLAQGTETLLLDEPTTYLDIHHQLETLNIVHDLNRKTDQTIVMVLHDLNQAIRYSDQIIVMQEGEIVTFGKPEEILTNEVLNKVFNIDGRIEIDERTGRPYLAAYDLFCNTIKDIHNE